One genomic window of Maribacter aquivivus includes the following:
- a CDS encoding response regulator: protein MNNVLKTCIVDDDSIYRFTMVKTLESTKLPMEIMAFSDGEEAIDFMLDNLDQDSVFPDVIFLDIDMPVMDGFQFMEEYIKIKPRVGKKITIYMVSSSLDPVDIERAKKISAISDYIVKPIGLNRLKAIIEDLLEDRKD from the coding sequence ATGAATAATGTTTTAAAAACATGTATTGTTGATGATGATTCAATTTACCGTTTTACAATGGTAAAAACACTAGAATCAACGAAACTGCCTATGGAAATCATGGCATTTTCAGATGGTGAAGAGGCAATAGATTTTATGCTTGATAATCTTGATCAAGATTCTGTTTTTCCTGATGTTATTTTCTTAGATATTGATATGCCGGTTATGGACGGATTTCAGTTCATGGAAGAATACATAAAAATTAAACCTAGAGTAGGTAAGAAAATCACTATTTATATGGTATCCTCTTCATTGGATCCTGTAGATATAGAAAGGGCAAAGAAAATAAGTGCAATTTCAGATTACATTGTTAAACCAATTGGTTTAAATAGATTAAAAGCCATTATTGAAGATTTGTTAGAAGATCGAAAAGATTAA
- a CDS encoding YqaE/Pmp3 family membrane protein — protein sequence MSLLTIILNILLPPLAVFLKHGIGTTLLVSILLTMLAWLPGVIHAFVVNQE from the coding sequence ATGTCTTTACTCACAATAATTCTAAATATTTTATTACCACCATTAGCTGTTTTTCTTAAACATGGTATTGGTACAACATTGTTAGTTAGTATACTATTGACTATGTTGGCTTGGTTGCCAGGGGTAATTCATGCTTTTGTTGTAAATCAAGAATAG
- a CDS encoding DUF4249 domain-containing protein — translation MKKELKWVFIIYTSLQISGCVEEFEPENITEVLDGALVVDARITDENKPQTILLTRTFSFDEIEPTPEIGAQVNIIDDLGGSIDFIENEPGNYSTIAAISLEQGRAYMLQITTADNVIYHSNKTTLPSRIELTELKTQRKFNNSENDGISITVSNSNNSSSANYFRYEYEETYKIIPPDYNPFIWDQVDYDFFCEDDDGWEVTVTSRNEPADICFGTNKSNNLIITSTSNLTTNDLENFEVRFIGSDNYAISHRYSILVKQYHHDINAASFFSSLEDFSSSESIFSNVQTGMLESNVSAKNSENAIVFGYFELSSYSEKRIFFNYEDFYPNEPLPPYIISCDVIREPALYPDGFHSTVIDGKIIVDRGSNSPLIEGIIAGQIGYIGDNENFLEPDDNGELSRAPFLVKPLGCIDCRKFGDNVIPNFWIEK, via the coding sequence ATGAAAAAAGAACTAAAATGGGTTTTCATAATTTATACATCACTACAAATAAGTGGTTGTGTTGAAGAATTCGAACCTGAAAACATCACAGAAGTTTTAGATGGAGCATTAGTTGTCGATGCCAGAATAACAGATGAAAATAAACCGCAAACCATTCTATTGACAAGAACTTTCTCATTTGATGAAATTGAACCAACTCCAGAAATTGGGGCACAAGTGAATATAATTGATGATTTGGGAGGGTCTATAGATTTCATTGAAAATGAACCTGGAAACTACAGTACAATAGCAGCTATTAGTTTAGAACAGGGTAGAGCATACATGCTACAGATTACAACCGCTGATAATGTTATTTATCATTCAAATAAAACTACTTTACCTTCTAGAATTGAATTAACAGAACTTAAGACGCAACGTAAGTTTAATAATTCTGAAAATGACGGAATTTCAATTACGGTGAGTAATTCAAATAATTCTTCTTCAGCAAATTATTTTAGATATGAATATGAAGAGACCTATAAAATAATCCCACCGGATTACAATCCGTTTATTTGGGATCAAGTTGATTATGATTTCTTTTGTGAAGATGACGATGGTTGGGAAGTTACAGTAACTTCAAGGAATGAACCAGCTGATATCTGCTTTGGCACCAATAAATCCAATAATTTAATAATTACTTCAACCAGTAATTTAACTACAAATGATTTAGAGAATTTTGAAGTTAGATTTATCGGTAGTGATAATTATGCCATATCACATCGGTACAGTATTCTAGTTAAACAGTATCATCATGACATCAATGCTGCATCATTCTTTAGTTCATTAGAAGATTTTTCAAGTTCAGAAAGCATTTTCAGCAATGTCCAGACCGGTATGTTAGAATCAAATGTAAGCGCTAAGAATTCTGAAAATGCAATTGTATTTGGCTACTTTGAACTGAGCTCATATAGTGAAAAAAGAATATTTTTTAACTATGAAGATTTTTATCCTAATGAGCCTTTGCCCCCTTATATTATTTCTTGCGATGTTATTCGTGAACCAGCACTCTATCCTGACGGCTTTCACTCAACTGTAATTGACGGAAAAATTATAGTTGACCGAGGATCAAATTCACCTCTAATAGAAGGAATAATAGCAGGTCAAATAGGGTATATTGGCGACAATGAAAATTTTTTGGAACCTGACGATAATGGAGAATTATCTCGTGCTCCATTTTTAGTAAAACCCTTGGGCTGTATTGATTGTAGAAAATTTGGTGATAATGTAATTCCTAACTTTTGGATTGAAAAATGA
- a CDS encoding PAS domain S-box protein, whose amino-acid sequence MEKHHQIFIEQTPTAIAMLDTNMVYLAASKQWVQDFKLEKETIIGRSHYDIFPEIGDDWKAKHQQCLQGAIDICDEAPFYRKDGSIQWIYWDVRPWYNAEGEIGGLLMHTGDITEQKEKELKEKKFNTILRDTSEIARIGTWEIDLVQEKVIWSSMVYEIHEVPLDYEPTIASGLDFFEDEESRNRVLKSLKEAQEIGTPVNLNLNLKTAKGNYRWVKVIGKVEQINGESTKIYGITQDITSSKNSEQLLNVAYAELEAIFNSNSMAVITTDKDGVINRFNSGAEKLLGYSAKEMIGINKPEIYLFEEELNVFKKDMELEFKGDSSDANFNYRNEKIYNTRQWTFKRKDETTFSGLKSLTAIQNKDGFNDGFIAVITDISKIKEVKDELRKKNELLNFAEQITMMGNWKWNVITNEVKWSTNLYSIFDFDSEQSDLNYDTYFNFVHPDDKEMVSKHVETAIEFKKFENLLHRIMLKDGTVKTIKLMSEIFTNHKGEVVELFGTCQDVTESKKEEQKLIKAKEALEIVAQKLSYQNKQLADFTHITSHNLRAPVANLNSLMEIYKLSDDDKERLDIFSKFDTVIDRLTLTLNTLIEALKTKISDAQEELESVDLNDIFEDTTQILSGSILTSGAVIKGDFTELSTITYNRIYMDSIFLNLIGNAIKYRAKDRVPEIIVKSKIKNGRNIITFKDNGLGIDLERHGHKLFGLNKVFHRHPDAKGVGLFLTKTQVEAMGGTITATSEVNVGTTFTIIF is encoded by the coding sequence TTGGAAAAGCATCACCAAATATTTATTGAACAAACTCCAACAGCAATAGCTATGTTAGATACCAACATGGTCTATTTAGCAGCGTCCAAGCAATGGGTTCAAGATTTTAAACTAGAAAAAGAAACTATAATTGGAAGGTCTCATTATGATATTTTCCCAGAAATAGGTGATGATTGGAAAGCTAAGCATCAACAATGTTTACAAGGTGCAATAGATATATGTGATGAAGCACCTTTTTATCGTAAAGATGGGTCCATTCAATGGATTTATTGGGATGTAAGACCATGGTATAATGCTGAAGGAGAAATTGGCGGACTCTTAATGCATACTGGTGATATTACAGAGCAGAAAGAGAAAGAGTTAAAGGAAAAAAAATTCAATACCATATTAAGAGATACCAGCGAAATTGCACGAATAGGTACGTGGGAAATTGATCTTGTACAAGAAAAAGTAATCTGGAGTAGTATGGTGTATGAAATTCATGAGGTTCCTCTGGATTACGAGCCGACAATCGCTTCTGGATTGGATTTCTTTGAAGATGAAGAAAGTCGTAATCGTGTTTTAAAGTCACTAAAAGAAGCTCAAGAAATAGGTACTCCCGTTAATTTAAATCTAAATCTAAAGACAGCTAAGGGTAATTATAGATGGGTCAAAGTTATTGGAAAAGTCGAACAGATTAATGGCGAATCCACGAAAATTTATGGTATAACTCAAGATATAACGTCTTCAAAAAATTCAGAACAGCTCTTAAATGTTGCATATGCAGAGTTGGAAGCTATTTTCAATTCAAATTCTATGGCAGTTATTACTACGGATAAAGACGGAGTAATTAATCGTTTTAATAGTGGTGCTGAAAAATTACTTGGTTATTCTGCAAAGGAAATGATTGGGATTAATAAACCGGAAATTTATCTATTTGAAGAAGAATTGAATGTCTTTAAAAAAGACATGGAACTTGAATTTAAGGGAGATTCTAGTGATGCTAATTTTAACTATCGAAACGAGAAAATTTATAATACCAGACAATGGACCTTTAAAAGAAAAGACGAAACAACTTTCTCAGGGCTAAAATCTTTAACAGCCATTCAAAATAAAGATGGATTTAATGACGGTTTTATAGCAGTTATCACAGATATCTCTAAAATCAAGGAGGTTAAAGATGAATTGCGTAAAAAGAATGAGTTATTGAATTTTGCTGAGCAGATTACGATGATGGGGAACTGGAAGTGGAATGTAATAACAAACGAAGTAAAATGGTCCACTAATCTTTATTCGATTTTTGATTTTGACAGTGAACAATCCGATCTTAATTATGATACTTATTTCAATTTTGTTCATCCAGACGATAAAGAAATGGTTAGTAAACATGTGGAAACAGCAATTGAATTTAAGAAGTTTGAAAACCTCTTGCATCGTATTATGCTAAAAGATGGTACTGTGAAGACCATTAAGCTTATGAGCGAGATCTTTACGAACCATAAAGGTGAAGTTGTTGAACTATTCGGTACATGTCAAGACGTTACCGAATCTAAAAAAGAGGAGCAAAAGCTAATCAAAGCTAAAGAAGCACTAGAAATTGTTGCACAAAAATTATCATATCAAAACAAGCAACTCGCAGATTTTACGCATATTACTTCACATAATTTGAGAGCTCCCGTTGCTAATTTAAACTCGTTAATGGAAATTTATAAGCTTTCAGATGATGATAAAGAACGTCTAGATATATTCAGTAAATTCGATACCGTAATAGATCGCCTTACACTAACATTGAATACATTGATAGAGGCATTAAAAACCAAAATCAGTGATGCTCAAGAAGAATTGGAAAGTGTAGATTTAAATGATATTTTTGAAGATACGACGCAAATATTAAGTGGTTCAATTCTAACTTCAGGTGCTGTTATAAAAGGAGATTTTACAGAACTGTCAACTATTACCTATAATAGAATATATATGGATAGCATTTTCCTGAATTTAATTGGGAATGCCATAAAATATAGGGCAAAAGACAGGGTGCCAGAAATAATAGTAAAATCTAAGATTAAGAATGGTAGAAATATCATTACATTTAAAGACAACGGCTTGGGTATTGATCTTGAAAGACACGGTCATAAATTATTTGGACTTAATAAGGTTTTTCACAGACACCCAGATGCAAAAGGTGTTGGTTTATTTTTAACAAAAACTCAAGTAGAAGCTATGGGTGGTACTATTACCGCCACAAGTGAAGTCAATGTTGGCACAACTTTTACAATAATATTTTAA
- a CDS encoding TonB-dependent receptor, which translates to MTSQQKDNCLLLSIIANISFSNTIKLHNNLLLFLLFIIGISNTYSQELPTINGQYAAIPLEEVLIDIEKQTDFEFFFIESWISGVIITKTFDNENINSALQSIFENTSLNFYIEKTSNRIVLLENTIVYDELPNSFFGLEETEQENVVIEQKTNIPPPTFYNTTNQNKQEYNIAKVGKSDPNNLQETYLLSGKAINSKTGDPIQDLAIRVKGTNQITVTDVTGNYKLELPAGYNELSLRAMGIAATDREVIMFNNGSLDLLMEEGLQQLDEVVVEADAFKNVEESITGSEQIDSEESKNIPLVLGERDILSVAKALPGISSAGEGAMGLNVRGGKTDQNLVLLDDAVIYNPQHFFGIFQALNPFTTKGVDIYKGAIPVEFGGRISSVFDIRTKNGNVEKFSGEGSIGPVTANLALEIPLEKEKSSLVVGGRGAYADWILRSLDDEALSNSNASFFDGILKYHNKINEKNEVKATAYYSRDAFSITSDSLYNYDNRLFSVRWDHRMNEKTNSALIVDNSNYGFGIDFDGETNTDFNLDYSINETELKYKIRTSLNDMHTLDYGASAKYYSVNPGSIKPDGEDSDISTLLIDEEQAVEGAIFIGDEITLNDKLSVNLGVRYAFFASLGEATQRTYEEGMPKNESTVQDTITYSSNENIKTYGGPEARVSARYLFTPDFSVKASLNNSYQFLHTLSNNTTVSPIDTWKLSDLNIEAQKGYQASLGFYKNFKENEYELSIEGYYKKMENVLDFKTGANLFLNENVETQILQGDGKAYGVEFLLKKKSGNLNGWLSYTYSRSLYRFDSEFSEERINNGEFFPSNFDKPHDVSVITNYRFTKRYSISANFVYQTGRPITYPVGTFRFNNADFVAFSDRNEFRIPDFYRLDLGLNIEGNHKKNKLAHSFVTISVYNVLGRNNPYSVFFVTDDGEVKALQSSIFSIPIPSITYNFKF; encoded by the coding sequence ATGACCTCACAACAAAAAGATAATTGTCTATTGCTATCAATTATTGCAAATATTTCGTTCTCAAATACAATTAAACTTCATAATAATCTTTTATTATTCCTTTTGTTTATCATTGGAATTTCAAATACCTATTCTCAAGAATTGCCAACAATTAATGGTCAATATGCGGCAATACCGTTAGAAGAGGTACTTATTGATATTGAAAAACAAACAGATTTTGAGTTCTTTTTCATTGAATCATGGATTAGCGGAGTTATTATTACTAAAACCTTTGACAATGAAAATATCAATAGTGCTTTACAATCAATTTTCGAAAACACTTCATTAAATTTTTATATCGAAAAAACTAGCAATCGAATAGTTCTGTTAGAAAATACCATTGTTTATGATGAATTACCAAATAGCTTCTTTGGACTAGAAGAAACAGAGCAAGAAAATGTCGTCATTGAACAAAAAACAAATATTCCACCACCCACTTTTTACAACACCACAAACCAAAATAAACAAGAATATAATATTGCCAAAGTAGGCAAAAGTGATCCTAATAATCTACAAGAAACATACCTTCTTAGCGGCAAGGCTATAAATTCTAAAACTGGAGATCCAATTCAGGATTTGGCAATACGTGTAAAAGGAACCAACCAAATTACCGTAACCGATGTCACTGGGAACTATAAACTAGAATTACCTGCAGGATATAATGAGCTAAGTTTACGTGCCATGGGTATTGCAGCTACAGACCGCGAAGTAATCATGTTCAATAATGGTAGTTTAGATTTATTGATGGAGGAGGGCCTACAACAATTAGACGAAGTTGTTGTAGAAGCAGATGCATTTAAAAATGTTGAAGAATCTATTACAGGAAGTGAACAAATAGATTCTGAGGAATCTAAAAACATTCCGTTAGTATTAGGAGAACGCGATATTTTATCTGTTGCCAAGGCATTACCAGGTATTTCATCTGCTGGTGAAGGTGCAATGGGCTTAAATGTTCGTGGTGGTAAAACAGACCAAAATTTAGTTTTGTTAGACGATGCTGTTATTTACAATCCACAGCACTTTTTCGGAATCTTTCAAGCACTGAATCCGTTTACAACAAAAGGTGTAGACATTTATAAAGGAGCTATACCCGTTGAGTTTGGTGGAAGAATATCCTCGGTTTTTGATATAAGAACTAAAAATGGAAATGTTGAAAAATTTTCAGGCGAAGGGTCAATTGGACCTGTTACAGCAAACTTAGCATTAGAAATTCCGCTAGAAAAAGAAAAATCTTCGCTTGTTGTTGGTGGTAGAGGTGCTTATGCAGATTGGATTTTAAGATCCTTAGATGACGAAGCTTTAAGTAATAGTAATGCCTCTTTTTTTGACGGTATTCTAAAGTATCACAATAAAATAAATGAGAAAAATGAGGTAAAAGCTACTGCTTATTACAGTAGAGATGCTTTTAGCATTACCTCAGATTCATTATATAATTATGATAACCGTCTATTTTCCGTACGTTGGGATCATAGAATGAACGAAAAGACCAATAGCGCTTTAATTGTTGATAATAGCAATTATGGCTTTGGAATTGATTTTGACGGAGAAACCAATACAGATTTCAATTTAGATTATAGCATCAACGAAACTGAATTAAAATACAAGATACGTACCTCGTTAAATGATATGCATACACTTGATTATGGAGCATCTGCAAAATATTACTCTGTCAATCCTGGAAGCATAAAACCTGACGGCGAAGACTCTGATATTAGTACATTACTAATAGACGAAGAACAAGCTGTTGAAGGAGCTATCTTTATTGGTGATGAAATTACTTTAAACGATAAGCTTTCGGTCAATTTAGGCGTACGCTATGCATTCTTTGCTTCCTTAGGCGAAGCTACACAAAGAACCTATGAAGAAGGCATGCCAAAGAACGAGTCTACGGTTCAAGATACCATAACCTATTCAAGTAATGAAAATATAAAAACCTATGGTGGACCAGAAGCTAGGGTTTCCGCTAGATATTTATTTACTCCTGATTTTTCGGTGAAGGCAAGTCTTAATAATTCGTACCAATTTTTACATACGCTTTCTAACAATACCACCGTTTCACCCATAGATACTTGGAAACTATCTGATCTAAACATTGAAGCACAAAAGGGTTACCAAGCTTCTTTAGGGTTTTATAAAAACTTTAAAGAAAACGAGTATGAATTAAGTATTGAAGGGTATTACAAGAAGATGGAAAATGTACTTGATTTTAAAACTGGCGCCAACCTCTTCTTAAATGAAAATGTAGAAACACAGATATTACAGGGTGATGGAAAGGCATACGGCGTAGAATTTCTGTTAAAGAAGAAAAGCGGTAATTTAAACGGATGGCTTAGTTATACTTATTCCAGGTCTTTATATCGATTTGACAGTGAATTCAGTGAAGAACGCATAAATAACGGTGAGTTCTTCCCTTCCAATTTCGATAAGCCCCATGATGTAAGTGTCATTACCAATTACCGTTTCACAAAACGATATAGTATTTCTGCAAACTTCGTTTACCAAACAGGTAGACCTATTACCTACCCTGTAGGTACATTTAGATTTAATAATGCAGATTTTGTTGCTTTTAGTGATAGAAATGAATTTAGAATACCAGATTTCTACCGTTTAGATCTAGGTCTTAATATTGAAGGAAATCATAAGAAGAATAAGTTAGCGCATAGTTTTGTTACTATATCTGTTTACAATGTATTAGGTAGAAACAATCCGTATTCGGTGTTTTTCGTGACAGATGATGGTGAAGTCAAGGCATTACAGAGTTCAATTTTCTCTATTCCTATACCCTCTATCACCTATAATTTTAAGTTTTAA
- a CDS encoding DUF4249 family protein, producing MKNNLFIILTLLFFISCIEEVDLGIASNENVQKILIVEATLTNELKNHRVTLSRMDTLVDLGIDSIYNPYTPIRDINRDLVRYESNATVSIENNNGTTYSFNETSPGIYESENEFAAEMGNAYQLNIITSDGKRYSSTNMQIEGLSAISNLYAEKTTSESGAQGIGIFVDNTVESGTVQNLRYTYDETYKIIAPNWSPEAFKLTNYEPCALPLVTYDLEIIEREEEQQVCYGNNLSNTIIQAQQGNLGDNIKKFMVRFIDQENFIISHRYSIEVVQLVSNAASFSFYDQLNNFSQTGNIFSQIQPGFLEGNLSSDDGTQGTVIGFFDVVSVSKDRLFFNYTDFYPNEELPPYPFNCRELTAPESHVSFCFSGPRGPNPCPQSVIQQIDLDLISYVKPNVNDVDCGGPHIFVPKVCGDCTALGSNIEPDFWTE from the coding sequence ATGAAAAATAATCTTTTTATAATATTGACTTTATTATTCTTCATTAGTTGTATTGAAGAGGTTGACCTTGGCATAGCGTCAAATGAAAATGTGCAAAAAATTTTAATTGTAGAGGCAACTCTGACCAATGAATTAAAAAACCATAGGGTAACCTTAAGTAGAATGGATACTTTGGTTGACCTAGGAATTGATTCCATCTACAACCCATACACACCTATACGTGATATTAACAGAGATTTGGTTCGTTATGAATCTAACGCCACTGTTTCCATTGAGAACAATAATGGAACTACCTATTCTTTCAATGAAACCAGTCCTGGTATTTACGAATCCGAAAATGAATTTGCTGCAGAAATGGGCAATGCATATCAATTAAATATTATAACATCAGATGGAAAAAGGTACTCCTCGACCAACATGCAAATTGAAGGTTTATCAGCCATCTCAAATCTTTACGCAGAAAAAACGACAAGTGAATCTGGAGCACAAGGTATTGGCATATTCGTAGATAACACCGTAGAATCAGGTACCGTTCAAAACTTAAGATACACTTATGATGAAACCTATAAAATAATAGCTCCAAATTGGTCTCCTGAAGCTTTTAAGCTTACTAATTACGAGCCCTGTGCGCTACCATTGGTTACCTATGACTTAGAAATTATAGAAAGAGAAGAAGAGCAGCAAGTATGTTATGGCAACAACCTTTCTAATACTATCATACAAGCTCAACAGGGTAACTTAGGTGACAATATTAAAAAGTTTATGGTGCGCTTCATTGACCAAGAAAATTTTATCATAAGTCACAGATATAGTATTGAGGTTGTGCAATTGGTTTCTAACGCGGCGTCATTTAGTTTTTATGATCAACTGAATAACTTCAGTCAAACCGGGAATATTTTTTCTCAAATACAACCTGGTTTTTTAGAGGGCAACCTTTCATCAGACGATGGTACTCAGGGTACCGTAATCGGTTTTTTTGATGTGGTATCCGTTTCTAAAGACAGGCTCTTTTTCAATTACACCGATTTTTACCCGAACGAAGAATTACCACCATACCCTTTTAATTGTAGGGAATTGACCGCACCAGAGTCTCATGTTTCTTTTTGTTTTAGTGGTCCAAGAGGACCTAATCCTTGTCCGCAATCGGTCATACAACAGATAGATCTTGATTTAATAAGTTATGTGAAGCCTAATGTTAATGATGTAGACTGTGGTGGACCACACATCTTTGTACCAAAGGTTTGCGGTGATTGTACGGCACTAGGCAGCAATATTGAACCAGATTTTTGGACAGAATAA